The following proteins come from a genomic window of Oncorhynchus clarkii lewisi isolate Uvic-CL-2024 chromosome 23, UVic_Ocla_1.0, whole genome shotgun sequence:
- the LOC139381068 gene encoding zinc finger SWIM domain-containing protein 8-like isoform X15 gives MELMFAEWEDGERFSFEDSDRFEEDSLCSFISEAESLCQNWRGWRKQSGGPNSPTVKIKDGQVIPLVELSAKQVAFHIPFEVVEKVYPPVPEQLQLRIAYWSFPENEEDIRLYSCLANGSPDEFQRGEQLYRMRAVKDPLQIGFHLSATVVSPQTGQSKGAYNVAVMFDRCRITSCSCTCGAGAKWCAHVVALCLFRIHNASAVCLRAPVSESLSRLQRDQLQKFAQYLISELPQQILPTAQRLLDELLSSQSTAINTVCGAPDPTAGPSASDQSTWYLDESTLSDNIKKTLHKFCGPSPVVFSDVNSMYLSSTEPPAAAEWACLLRPLRGREPEGIWNLLSIVREMFKRRDSNAAPLLEILTEQCLTYEQIIGWWYSVRTSASHSSASGHTGRSNGQSEVAAHACASMCDDMVVLWRLAVLDPTMSPQRRLELASQLKQWHLKVIEIVKRGQHRKSLDKLFQGFKPAVESCYFNWEVAYPLPGITYCSADKKSASFCWARAVQQQRGAKAGLAGDTSELGGGGGRSGSSEGGGGDYKGRTPQQEVAVRPKETIVSKRKGLSAGGGGGVLVRLGGSVCLSLEEGSSKGMYKGAGSSSSIAGKAKLAQGGKSSSGGSGGVGGKHQAAKRRTSSEDSSLEPDMAELSLDDGSSLALGAEASNTFDFTPPPPEMLPSPSPLLREPHKYSGGGKGAGNMPKERSFEVKRVTLAATLPATESQPAFPLKEKAAVVVEAAVALEKEVEVEMEVNGNKEVAPAGDARLSTSVAVVTVTAAAAKPPRGGRRETGAVALPNQSPGAGGDPVGEDDYRAYYLNAASEEGAERVPENNHEEEPDIFAGIKPLEQEGQMEVLFACAEALHAHGYSNEACRLAVELAGDLLANPPDLKVEQPQTKGKKSKVSTSRQTQVATNTLVKTSFLLTVLSERMELHNLAFSTGMFSLELQRPPASTKALEVKLAYQESEVVALLKKIPLGLVEMTSIRDRAEQLRDGNFCDYRPVLPLMLASFIFDVLCTPVVSPTGSRPPSRNRNNEMPGDEELGFEAAVAALGMKTTVSEAEHPLLCEGTRREKGDLALALMITYKDDQSKLKKILDKLLDRESQTHKPQTLSSFYSSKPAASSQRSPSKHAAHNAHGHGGATGGVSKHAPNATAAAGSSSVQVVAAGGAAGQLAGSGVQNNATPGEGVSEAREQDGAQPASCDQPSEVVPFKPEGTVPSRLALGGRGAYSGRCWGSPVRQKKKHTGMASIDSSAPETTSDSSPTLSRRPLRGGWAAASWGRGQDSDSISSSSSDSLGSSSSSGSRRAGGGARAKSTDTSRYKGRRPECHAPHVPNQPSEAAAHFYFELAKTVLIKAGGNSSTSIFTQPSASGGHQGPHRNLHLCAFEIGLYALGLHNFVSPNWLSRTYSSHVSWITGQAMEIGSAALNILVECWDGHLTPPEVASLADRASRARDPNMVRAAAELALSCLPHAHALNPNEIQRALVQCKEQDNVMLEKACMAVEEAAKGGGVYPEVLFEVAHQWYWLYEQTVGGGSGAQREGPGRCRANGGAGRRPPETGHGVTDNSGNMESSGVATVTASVTAAAVVPVISVGSTIYQSHALPGSAMAHSQGLHPYTTIQAHLPTVCTPQYLGHPLQHVPRPTVFPLSGGAYPQGMHPAFIGAQYPFSVATGPHPPMAATAVTFPGIPVPSMTQIAVHPYHTETGLPLSTTVAGATTFSSFYPVGGVHSGATIQAIQGSSLPGMSSQPVSLVSAPFPSEDEQHSQPISQQGLHYLHSAYRVGMLALEMLGRRAHNDHPNNFSRSPPYTEDVKWLLGLAARLGVNYVYQFCVGAAKGVLSPFVLQEIIMEALQRLNPAHIHAHLRTPAFHQLVQRCQQAYLQYIHHRLIHLTPADYDDFVNIIRSARGAFCLTPVGMMQFNDVLQNLKRGKQTKELWQRISLEMATFSP, from the exons atgGTCAGGTCATCCCTCTGGTGGAGCTTTCAGCCAAGCAGGTGGCATTCCATATCCCGTTTGAGGTGGTGGAGAAGGTCTATCCTCCTGTCCCTGAGCAGCTGCAGCTACGCATCGCCTACTGGAGCTTCCCTGAGAACGAGGAGGACATCCG GCTGTACTCGTGTCTGGCCAACGGCAGCCCAGATGAGTTCCAGCGAGGGGAGCAGCTGTACAGGATGAGGGCTGTTAAAGACCCTCTGCAGATAG gtTTCCACCTCAGTGCCACTGTGGTATCGCCCCAGACTGGCCAATCAAAAGGGGCGTACAATGTGGCTGTCATGTTTGACCGCTGCCGCATTACCTCCTGCAGTTGCACCTGCGGGGCCGGGGCCAAGTGGTGCGCCCACGTGGTGGCCCTCTGCCTCTTCAGGATCCACAAC GCGTCTGCAGTGTGCCTGCGAGCCCCCGTTTCAGAGTCCCTGTCCCGGCTGCAGAGGGACCAGCTGCAGAAGTTTGCCCAGTACCTAATCAGCGAGCTTCCCCAACAG ATTTTGCCCACAGCCCAGAGGCTCCTGGATGAGCTCCTGTCCTCCCAGTCCACAGCCATCAACACAGTGTGTGGGGCTCCAG ACCCCACTGCTGGCCCCTCGGCCTCTGACCAGAGCACTTGGTATCTAGATGAGTCCACGCTCAGTGACAACATCAAGAAGACGCTGCACAAGTTCTGTGGCCCCTCTCCTGTGGTCTTCAG TGACGTCAACTCCATGTACCTGTCATCCACGGAGCCACCGGCTGCGGCAGAGTGGGCATGTCTGCTGAGACCTCTGAGGGGGCGGGAGCCTGAGGGGATCTGGAACCTCCTGTCTATCGTCAGGGAGATGTTCAAGAGGAGGGACAGCAACGCTGCACCTCTACTAGAGATCCTAACTGAGCAGTGTCTCACTTATGAACAG ATTATTGGCTGGTGGTACAGCGTGCGTACGTCGGCGTCCCACAGCAGTGCCAGCGGGCACACGGGGCGCAGTAACGGGCAGTCGGAGGTGGCAGCCCACGCCTGCGCCAGCATGTGTGATGACATGGTGGTTCTGTGGAGGCTGGCTGTGCTAGACCCTACCATGAGCCCTCAGAG GCGTTTGGAGCTGGCCTCCCAGCTCAAGCAGTGGCATCTGAAAGTGATTGAGATTGTGAAGCGAGGGCAACATCGCAAGTCCCTGGACAAACTGTTCCAGGGCTTCAAGCCAGCCGTGGAGTCCTGCTACTTTAACTGGGAGGTGGCCTACCCACTGCCAGGCATCACCTACTGCAGTGCTGACAAGAAGAGCGCCTCCTTCTGCTGGGCCAGGGCAGTGCAGCAGCAGAGAGGGGCCAAGGCTGGCCTGGCTGGAGACACCTCTGAacttggaggaggaggggggagatctGGCAGCTCtgagggaggtgggggagactACAAGGGCAGAACGCCCCAACAAGAAGTGGCTGTCAGGCCCAAAGAGACCATTGTGAGCAAGAGGAAGGGGTTGTCGGCCGGGGGCGGAGGAGGGGTCCTAGTGCGGCTAGGGGGCAGTGTCTGTCTTTCTCTAGAGGAGGGCAGTAGTAAGGGGATGTACAAAGGCGCAGGTTCCTCCTCGTCCATTGCGGGCAAGGCCAAGCTGGCCCAGGGGGGGAAGTCGTCCTCCGGGGGATCAGGAGGGGTAGGGGGAAAACACCAAGCAGCCAAGCGGCGCACCAGCAGTGAGGACAGCTCCCTGGAGCCTGACATGGCCGAGCTGAGCCTGGATGATGGCTCCAGTCTGGCGCTGGGCGCTGAGGCCAGTAACACCTTTGACTTCACACCCCCGCCACCCGAGATGCTACCCTCACCAAGCCCGCTACTCAGAGAGCCACACAAATACAGTGGGGGAGGGAAAGGGGCCGGAAACATGCCCAAGGAGCGCTCCTTCGAGGTCAAACGTGTCACTCTTGCTGCCACCCTGCCTGCCACTGAGTCCCAGCCCGCCTTCCCCCTCAAGGAGAAAGCCGCTGTCGTCGTGGAAGCGGCTGTTGCCTTGGAGAAGGAGGTGGAAGTAGAGATGGAGGTGAATGGAAATAAGGAGGTGGCCCCCGCTGGAGACGCTCGACTCTCCACCTCGGTCGCTGTTGTTACCGTGACTGCTGCTGCCGCCAAGCCACCGCGTGGTGGGCGCCGAGAAACTGGAGCCGTAGCCCTGCCCAATCAGAGCCCAGGGGCAGGGGGAGACCCTGTTGGAGAGGATGACTACCGGGCCTACTACCTAAATGCAGCCTctgaggagggggcagagagagtgcCAGAGAACAACCATGAGGAGGAACCAGACATCTTTGCTGGGATCAAGCCACTGGAGCAGGAGGGCCAGATGGAGGTGCTGTTTGCATGTGCAGAGGCCCTCCACGCCCATGGCTACAGCAACGAGGCCTGCAGACTGGCAGTGGAGCTGGCTGGAGACCTGCTGGCCAACCCTCCAGACCTGAAGGTGGAGCAGCCCCAGACGAAGGGTAAGAAGAGCAAGGTGTCCACCAGCAGGCAGACCCAGGTGGCCACCAACACCCTGGTCAAGACCTCCTTCCTGCTGACGGTGCTGAGCGAGAGGATGGAGCTCCACAACCTGGCCTTCAGCACGGGCATGTTCTCCCTGGAGCTGCAGAGGCCCCCAGCCTCCACCAAGGCCCTGGAGGTCAAGCTGGCCTACCAGGAGTCAGAGGTGGTGGCTCTGCTGAAGAAGATCCCTCTGGGCCTGGTGGAGATGACGTCCATACGGGACAGGGCCGAGCAGCTCCGAGACGGGAACTTCTGTGACTACAGGCCTGTCCTGCCCCTCATGCTGGCCAGCTTCATATTTGATGTGCTGTGTACCCCAG TTGTCTCCCCCACAGGTTCCCGTCCTCCCAGCCGTAACCGGAACAACGAGATGCCTGGAGACGAGGAGCTGGGCTTTGAGGCTGCTGTCGCAGCACTGG GTATGAAGACCACAGTGAGCGAGGCAGAGCACCCTCTGCTCTGTGAGGGGaccaggagagagaaaggagacttGGCTCTGGCTCTTATGATCACATACAAGGATGACCAGAGCAAGCTGAAAAAG ATCCTGGACAAGCTGCTGGACAGAGAGAGCCAGACCCACAAGCCCCAAACCCTGAGTTCCTTCTACTCCAGCAAGCCAGCTGCCAGCAGCCAGAGGAGCCCGTCCAAGCACGCTGCCCACAATGCTCACGGACACGGAGGTGCCACCGGAGGGGTGTCCAAACACGCCCCAAACGCCACGGCTGCAGCTGGGTCCTCCTCTGTGCAAGTGGTGGCTGCTGGTGGGGCAGCAGGACAACTGGCGGGCAGTGGGGTGCAGAACAACGCCACACCCGGAGAGGGCGTCAGTGAGGCCAGAGAACAAG ATGGCGCCCAGCCTGCGTCATGTGACCAGCCGAGTGAGGTGGTCCCATTCAAGCCCGAGGGCACTGTGCCTAGTCGCTTGGCGCTGGGAGGACGGGGGGCATACAGCGGGCGCTGCTGGGGCTCTCCTGTCCGCCAGAAGAAGAAACACACAG GCATGGCGAGTATCGACAGCAGTGCTCCTGAGACCACCTCAGACAGCTCCCCCACCCTCAGCCGACGTCCACTCAGAGGGGGCTGGGCTGCGGCCTCCTGGGGGAGGGGCCAGGACAGTGACAGCATCAGCAGCTCTTCCTCTGATTCGCTGGGCTCCTCCTCATCCAGTGGCTCTCGCAGGGCCGGAGGGGGAGCTAGGGCAAAGAGCACAGACACCAGCAG GTATAAAGGGCGTCGTCCTGAGTGCCATGCACCCCATGTGCCCAACCAGCCATCGGAGGCGGCGGCTCACTTCTACTTTGAGCTGGCCAAGACGGTGCTGATCAAGGCCGGGGGCAACAGCTCCACCTCCATCTTCACCCAGCCCTCAGCCAGCGGGGGCCACCAGGGTCCCCACCGCAACTTGCACCTCTGTGCCTTCGAGATTGGCCTGTACGCCCTGGGCCTGCACAACTTTGTCTCGCCCAACTGGCTATCCAGGACCTACTCCTCCCACGTCTCCTGGATCACAG gcCAGGCCATGGAGATTGGCAGTGCTGCCCTCAACATCCTGGTGGAATGCTGGGACGGGCACCTCACCCCTCCCGAGGTGGCATCACTGGCAGACAGGGCATCACGGGCACGGGACCCCAACATGGTTCGCGCTGCGGCCGAGCTGGCCCTGAGCTGCCTGCCCCATGCACACGCCCTCAACCCCAATGAGATCCAGAGGGCCCTGGTGCAGTGCAAGGAACAG gaCAATGTGATGCTAGAGAAAGCCTGTATGGCTGTAGAGGAGGCAGCCAAGGGGGGCGGTGTGTACCCTGAGGTTCTGTTTGAGGTGGCCCACCAGTGGTACTGGCTCTATGAGCAGACAGTAGGAGGGGGCTCAGGGGCCCAGCGCGAGGGCCCGGGACGCTGCAGGGCCAACGGTGGAGCTGGGAGAAGGCCCCCGGAGACTGGTCACGGTGTGACGGACAACAGTGGCAACATGGAGTCCTCTGGTGTTGCCACAGTTACTGCCTCTGTGACAGCAGCGGCTGTGGTGCCCGTCATCTCTGTGGGCTCCACCATCTACCAATCACACGCCCTTCCTGGCTCTGCCATGGCCCACTCCCAGGGCCTGCATCCCTACACTACCATCCAGGCCCACCTGCCCACTGTCTGCACCCCCCAGTACCTGGGGCACCCGCTGCAGCATGTCCCCCGGCCCACTGTGTTCCCCTTGTCAGGGGGTGCGTACCCACAG GGAATGCACCCGGCCTTTATCGGTGCCCAGTACCCGTTCTCAGTGGCCACCGGCCCCCATCCGCCCATGGCAGCAACTGCGGTCACCTTCCCTGGTATTCCCGTGCCGTCCATGACCCAGATCGCCGTCCACCCGTACCACACTGAGACCGGCCTGCCTCTGAGCACCACTGTAGCAG GAGCCACGACTTTTTCCTCTTTCTATCCAGTAGGTGGCGTCCATTCAGGCGCCACAATCCAGGCCATTCAGGGGTCATCTCTTCCTGGTATGTCTTCCCAGCCCGTCTCATTGGTCAGCGCCCCCTTCCCGTCTGAAGACGAGCAGCAtagccagccaatcagccagcaGGGTCTTCACTACCTGCACTCAGCCTACAGAGTTG GCATGCTGGCTTTGGAGATGCTTGGAAGGAGGGCTCACAACGACCACCCCAATAACTTCTCCCGCAGCCCCCCATACACGGAGGATGTCAAGTGGCTCCTGGGCCTGGCTGCACGGCTAG GTGTGAACTACGTGTACCAGTTCTGTGTGGGTGCGGCTAAGGGTGTGCTCAGCCCCTTCGTCCTTCAGGAGATCATCATGGAGGCTCTCCAGAGACTCAACCCCGCCCACATCCATGCCCACCTCCGCACGCCCGCCTTCCATCAGCTTGTGCAGCGCTGCCAGCAGGCCTATCTACAG TATATCCACCACCGGCTGATCCACCTGACCCCGGCCGACTACGACGACTTTGTCAACATCATCCGCAGTGCCCGCGGGGCCTTCTGTTTGACCCCTGTGGGAATGATGCAGTTCAATGACGTGCTTCAGAACCTGAAGAGGGGCAAGCAGACCAAGGAGCTGTGGCAGCGCATCTCTCTGGAGATGGCCACCTTCTCCCCATGA